In a genomic window of Gossypium arboreum isolate Shixiya-1 chromosome 7, ASM2569848v2, whole genome shotgun sequence:
- the LOC108466668 gene encoding ras-related protein Rab11C, producing MAHRVDHEYDYLFKIVLIGDSGVGKSNILSRFTRNEFCLDSKSTIGVEFATRTLQVEGKTVKAQIWDTAGQERYRAITSAYYRGAVGALLVYDITKRQTFDNVQRWLRELREHADSNIVVMMAGNKSDLNHLRAVSEVDGHGLAEKEGLSFLETSALEATNIEKAFQTVLTEIYHIMCKKALAAQEAAATTKLPGQGTTINVADASGNTKKGCCST from the exons ATGGCGCATAGAGTAGATCACGAGTACGATTACCTTTTCAAGATTGTGTTGATCGGCGATTCTGGAGTTGGAAAATCGAATATTCTCTCTAGATTCACCAGAAACGAGTTTTGTTTGGACTCAAAATCCACTATTGGCGTCGAGTTCGCTACCAGAACTCTCCAG GTGGAGGGAAAGACTGTGAAGGCACAGATTTGGGACACGGCAGGTCAGGAGAGATATCGAGCTATAACTAGCGCTTACTACAGAGGAGCTGTTGGTGCACTTCTTGTCTACGACATAACAAAGAGGCAAACCTTTGATAATGTTCAAAGGTGGCTGCGTGAATTGAGGGAACACGCCGATTCTAACATTGTCGTCATGATGGCTGGAAATAAATCTGACCTGAATCATCTTCGAGCTGTTTCTGAGGTGGATGGTCATGGTTTGGCCGAGAAGGAAGGTCTTTCATTTCTCGAGACGTCTGCGCTGGAAGCAACCAACATTGAGAAGGCATTCCAAACTGTATTGACTGAGATCTATCATATCATGTGTAAAAAGGCATTGGCAGCCCAGGAAGCAGCGGCTACCACCAAGCTTCCCGGGCAAGGAACTACCATTAATGTTGCTGATGCATCAGGAAACACCAAGAAAGGATGCTGCtctacataa
- the LOC108477181 gene encoding metal tolerance protein B-like: protein MEDGEVSIQRLKEIEMPMVSYGNTMISMTPELKCYSGCVFSRQPNTALESKERHKSVTKLSGLILFYLIIILVEIIGEVKANSLAVMSDATHLLTNVAGFSISLFTVWASTWKATSYQSFGFNRLEVLDALLSMQLIRLISALLKYEALDRILHENDEVNGGLMFAVAAFGFVINLVMVLWLGHDHTHHACRGTVHHRHHDDHHSDLATEEETSLVPSSPKTNKIMNINLQGAYLHVVANLIQTVGVMITGAVIWIKPKWLLVDLLCTLIFSTVALSTTLPMLREIFSILMERTPGDINIDMLESGIKGIDGVQNIHDLHVWAITVGKLVLSCHVKADPETSSNEILSEISDYCVKTYNIHRITIQIE from the exons ATGGAAGATGGCGAAGTTTCCATTCAAAGATTAAAGGAAATTGAAATGCCAATGGTATCTTATGGAAATACTATGATTTCAATGACCCCAGAGTTGAAATGCTACTCTGGTTGTGTCTTTTCCAGGCAACCAAACACTGCTTTGGAATCAAAGGAACGACACAAGTCAGTAACCAAACTTTCTGGCCTCATACTTTTCTATCTTATAATTATATTAGTAGAGATTATTGGTGAAGTGAAAGCCAACAGCCTTGCAGTTATGTCAGATGCAACTCACTTGCTCACTAATGTGGCTGGATTCTCTATATCTCTATTTACAGTCTGGGCTTCCACGTGGAAGGCGACATCCTACCAATCTTTTGGGTTCAATCGTCTCGAAGTCCTTGATGCTCTTTTGTCTATGCAACTCATACGGCTTATATCTGCTCTCTTAAAATACGAAGCACTTGATAGGATTCTCCATGAAAATGATGAGGTAAATG GGGGACTCATGTTTGCAGTTGCTGCTTTCGGATTTGTAATCAACTTGGTTATGGTCCTTTGGCTGGGTCATGACCACACTCACCATGCTTGCAGGGGAACAGTTCATCATCGACACCACGACGACCATCATAGTGATTTAGCCACAGAAGAGGAGACTAGTTTGGTGCCGAGTAGTCCAAAGACAAACAAGATAATGAACATAAATCTCCAAGGAGCTTACTTGCATGTCGTGGCTAACCTAATTCAAACCGTTGGGGTGATGATCACTGGAGCTGTTATTTGGATAAAACCAAAGTGGTTGCTTGTTGATCTTCTCTGCACACTCATCTTCTCTACCGTTGCTCTCAGTACCACTCTACCTATGCTGAGAGAGATTTTTAGCATATTGATGGAAAGGACACCAGGAGACATTAATATCGACATGCTGGAAAGTGGTATCAAGGGTATCGATGGAGTCCAAAACATTCACGACCTCCACGTATGGGCTATAACCGTCGGGAAACTTGTATTGTCCTGCCATGTCAAAGCTGACCCAGAAACTAGCTCGAATGAAATACTCAGTGAGATCAGTGATTACTGTGTAAAAACATACAATATTCATCGCATAACTATACAAATTGAGTAG